The following proteins come from a genomic window of Candidatus Methylomirabilota bacterium:
- a CDS encoding VWA domain-containing protein — MSFLSPLAFAIFALSLPLVLLYFLKVRRRQQTVPSLLLWDPSLRDREASAFFQRLQRDPLLILQILALLALTLALARPAVTVMGQGARKVVVVLDTSASMKARDVGSSRFAVARSQAAALVGRLGEGAEVMVIETGVHPRVLAPLSRERERAVAAIRAAQPRDLPHRVSEAVRTARALVGADPRAAIYVFTDGAFTLPATPEIADPRLRWVGVGQGGRNVGITNLAVRKSYYGSYDYQAFASFVNYSAQTQTFTFTLEIDGTPIAEKPLTLEPNVRRAVVLPFSHTGGGTVKASVDLRDDLATDNVAYAVLPPPRKIQVLLVSQGNLFLEKVLRTDPQVALEVQTPEQYQGGMGEADVVVLDSVTPPRVGAGRFIFVNTVPPDVPLEALGRIERPVIMDWDRAHPVMRHVELAKVVIEDALRVRPLAAGRPLVEAMGGPLIYALEEPDRKAIFFGFDLFKTDFPLRVAFPLILSNGLRWLHPAGLDQSSLQLAVGQPILLPVAHGVSEVTVTTPGGRRVKAHVTRGVVSFTETDEVGVYTLGTARGEMRVAVNLADAEESNIAPRPLPAASGRDPEAATPIPIQRELWQLFVLIAVILLVIEGALYLRRQTGGRLGLPGAAGDRWALALRGALVIVLCATFFKPTLPRWVDRQNIVFLLDHSDSISLAARERAWRFAGEAVKSMRGGDRASLIVFGEDAVVDQALANKPALDRPKAEVSPRGTNLFQAIQLALATLPPGQANRIVMLTDGRQTTGNALAAAQAAKDAGADLFFVPAPLTFEQEVVAESLVLPQEVKFGEPFHAKVVAWSLKDTQARLSLFRNGEFLGSQVVRLNAGKNVFSYRQSLDASGIHVYQAALEVDGDTIEDNNRAVGTVVVRGRPQVLLADKDRSHAQSLAAALRSQNIEVTVVDAAQIPKDVGGLQKYDGIVLSNVSSLKLARAQMANIRDYVRDYGGGLIMVGGEESFGLGGYYRTPIEEALPVTMEVKQKIEIPSLAVVLSIDRSGSMAMSTGDEKVTKLDLAKEAAHLVVDLLDERNEVGVMSWDTEFIWDVPARPARDKGAIHHAIATIKAGGGTDGYPALKEAYAVLFERPALLKHVIFLSDGQMTRGDFTGLLRRMAKDKITVSTVAIGKDADLQLMVDLAKWGRGRFYYTEDSQTIPRIFTLETQLASKASLVEQPFKPQLTAPGHEAMQDIDWKAVPPLGGYVATTLKSTADLVLMSHQEDPILATWRYGLGRTAAFTSDAKAKWAVLWLRWREFNKFWAQLTRWTLRSGSRSDTVALVERRDGVGEVLVDAVDAKGDFINFLDTQVGVVAPARDRTVIDLEQVAPGRYRGRFPAPQEGVYLIGMAQRRNDRVVGSQIAGLVVPYAQELRDLGVDEAGLRELTELTGGGPLGQPREAFLKSRRQSRIAVETWPWLVGFVAVMLVPEIALRRLGPGALRRIGAVGRWRRRSAGSPRDTTGGT; from the coding sequence ATGAGCTTTCTCTCGCCGCTGGCGTTCGCGATCTTCGCGCTCTCGCTCCCGCTGGTCCTGCTCTATTTCCTGAAGGTCCGGCGACGCCAGCAGACGGTGCCGAGCCTGCTGCTGTGGGATCCGTCGCTCCGCGATCGGGAGGCCTCGGCCTTCTTCCAGCGGTTGCAGCGCGACCCGCTCCTGATCTTGCAGATCCTGGCCCTGCTCGCGCTCACACTGGCGCTGGCGCGCCCGGCGGTGACCGTGATGGGCCAGGGCGCGCGCAAGGTCGTCGTCGTCCTGGACACCTCGGCCTCGATGAAGGCCCGCGACGTCGGCTCGTCGCGCTTCGCCGTTGCCCGCTCGCAGGCCGCTGCCCTGGTCGGCCGGCTCGGCGAGGGCGCGGAGGTGATGGTGATCGAAACGGGCGTGCATCCCCGGGTGCTGGCCCCGCTCTCCCGCGAGCGCGAGCGCGCGGTGGCGGCCATCCGCGCCGCCCAACCGCGCGATCTGCCCCACCGGGTGTCCGAGGCGGTGCGGACCGCGCGCGCGCTGGTGGGGGCAGACCCCCGCGCGGCGATCTACGTCTTCACCGACGGCGCCTTCACCCTTCCGGCGACCCCGGAGATAGCCGATCCCCGGCTGCGCTGGGTCGGCGTCGGGCAGGGCGGACGGAACGTGGGGATCACCAACCTGGCGGTCCGCAAGAGCTACTACGGCTCCTACGACTACCAGGCCTTCGCCTCCTTCGTGAACTACTCGGCGCAGACGCAGACGTTCACGTTCACGCTCGAGATCGACGGCACCCCGATCGCCGAGAAGCCTCTGACCCTCGAGCCCAACGTCCGGCGCGCCGTGGTCCTGCCCTTCAGCCACACCGGCGGGGGCACGGTCAAGGCGAGTGTCGATCTCCGGGACGACCTGGCGACCGACAACGTCGCCTACGCCGTCCTGCCGCCCCCGCGAAAGATCCAGGTGCTGCTCGTGAGTCAGGGCAACCTGTTCCTCGAGAAGGTCCTCAGGACGGATCCGCAGGTGGCGCTCGAGGTGCAGACCCCGGAACAGTACCAGGGCGGCATGGGGGAGGCGGACGTCGTCGTGCTCGACTCGGTGACGCCGCCCCGCGTCGGGGCCGGGCGGTTCATCTTCGTCAACACGGTGCCGCCGGACGTCCCCCTGGAGGCGCTAGGCCGGATCGAGCGCCCCGTGATCATGGACTGGGACCGCGCCCATCCCGTGATGCGCCACGTCGAGCTCGCCAAGGTCGTGATCGAGGACGCCCTCCGCGTCCGGCCGCTCGCCGCCGGCCGGCCGCTCGTCGAGGCGATGGGCGGCCCGCTCATCTATGCCCTGGAGGAGCCCGACCGGAAGGCGATCTTCTTCGGCTTCGACCTCTTCAAGACGGACTTTCCGCTGCGGGTCGCCTTCCCCCTGATCCTCTCGAACGGCCTCCGCTGGCTGCATCCGGCCGGGCTCGACCAGTCGAGCCTCCAGCTGGCGGTCGGCCAGCCGATCCTCCTGCCGGTGGCGCACGGGGTGAGCGAGGTCACGGTGACGACGCCGGGCGGGCGCCGCGTGAAGGCGCACGTCACGCGCGGCGTGGTGAGCTTCACCGAGACGGACGAGGTGGGCGTCTACACGCTCGGCACGGCCCGGGGCGAGATGCGCGTCGCCGTGAATCTGGCCGACGCCGAGGAGTCCAACATCGCGCCCCGGCCGCTGCCTGCGGCCTCCGGCCGAGACCCCGAGGCGGCCACGCCGATCCCCATCCAGCGCGAGCTGTGGCAGTTGTTCGTCCTGATCGCCGTCATCCTCCTGGTGATCGAGGGAGCCCTCTACTTGCGCCGGCAGACGGGGGGCCGCCTGGGGCTCCCCGGCGCCGCCGGCGACCGCTGGGCGCTGGCGCTCCGCGGCGCGCTCGTCATCGTTCTCTGCGCCACCTTCTTCAAGCCGACCCTGCCGCGCTGGGTGGACCGCCAGAACATCGTCTTCCTCCTCGACCACTCGGACAGCATCAGCCTGGCCGCGCGGGAGCGTGCCTGGCGGTTCGCGGGCGAGGCGGTGAAGTCGATGCGGGGCGGCGACCGCGCGAGCCTGATCGTCTTCGGCGAGGACGCCGTCGTCGATCAGGCGCTCGCCAACAAGCCGGCGTTGGATCGCCCGAAGGCGGAGGTCAGCCCCCGGGGGACGAATCTCTTCCAGGCGATCCAGCTCGCGCTGGCCACGCTGCCGCCCGGCCAGGCCAACCGCATCGTGATGCTCACCGACGGCCGCCAGACCACGGGCAACGCGCTGGCGGCGGCCCAGGCGGCCAAGGACGCCGGCGCCGACCTCTTTTTCGTGCCGGCGCCCCTGACCTTCGAGCAGGAAGTCGTGGCCGAGTCGCTGGTGCTCCCGCAGGAAGTGAAGTTCGGCGAGCCGTTCCATGCCAAGGTGGTGGCCTGGAGCCTCAAGGACACGCAGGCCCGGCTCAGCCTGTTCCGGAACGGCGAGTTCCTCGGCTCCCAGGTGGTTCGGCTCAACGCCGGCAAGAACGTCTTCAGCTACCGGCAGTCGCTGGACGCCAGCGGCATCCACGTTTACCAGGCCGCCCTGGAGGTCGACGGCGACACCATCGAGGACAACAACCGGGCCGTCGGCACCGTCGTCGTGCGGGGTCGACCCCAGGTATTGCTGGCCGACAAGGACCGGAGTCACGCGCAGTCGCTCGCTGCCGCGCTCCGTTCGCAGAACATCGAGGTGACGGTCGTCGATGCTGCGCAGATCCCCAAGGACGTGGGGGGTCTGCAGAAGTACGACGGCATCGTCCTCTCGAACGTCTCCTCGCTGAAGCTCGCCCGGGCCCAGATGGCGAACATCCGCGACTACGTCCGCGACTATGGCGGCGGCCTCATCATGGTCGGCGGCGAGGAGAGCTTCGGACTCGGCGGCTACTACCGCACGCCGATCGAGGAAGCCCTGCCGGTCACGATGGAGGTCAAGCAGAAGATCGAGATCCCGAGCCTCGCCGTCGTGCTCTCGATCGACCGGTCGGGCTCGATGGCGATGTCCACCGGGGACGAGAAGGTGACGAAGCTCGATCTCGCGAAGGAAGCGGCCCACCTCGTCGTCGACCTGCTCGACGAGCGCAACGAGGTCGGCGTGATGAGCTGGGACACGGAGTTCATCTGGGACGTGCCCGCGCGCCCGGCCAGGGACAAGGGCGCCATCCACCACGCCATCGCCACGATCAAGGCCGGCGGCGGCACGGACGGCTACCCGGCGCTCAAGGAGGCCTACGCGGTCCTGTTCGAGCGCCCGGCCCTGCTCAAGCACGTCATCTTCCTGAGCGACGGGCAGATGACCCGGGGCGACTTCACGGGGCTGCTGCGCCGCATGGCGAAGGACAAGATCACCGTCTCGACGGTGGCGATCGGCAAGGACGCCGATCTGCAGCTCATGGTGGACCTGGCCAAATGGGGTCGCGGCCGCTTCTACTACACGGAAGACTCGCAAACGATCCCGCGCATCTTCACCCTGGAGACCCAGCTCGCCTCCAAAGCCTCGCTGGTCGAGCAGCCGTTCAAGCCGCAGCTGACGGCGCCCGGCCACGAGGCCATGCAGGACATCGACTGGAAGGCGGTGCCGCCGCTCGGCGGCTATGTCGCCACGACGCTCAAGAGCACGGCCGATCTGGTGCTGATGAGCCACCAGGAGGATCCGATTCTGGCCACGTGGCGCTACGGGCTCGGCCGCACGGCCGCCTTCACCTCCGACGCCAAGGCCAAATGGGCCGTGCTCTGGCTCCGGTGGCGGGAGTTCAACAAGTTCTGGGCCCAGCTCACACGCTGGACGCTGCGCAGCGGCTCGCGCAGCGACACGGTCGCGCTCGTCGAGCGCCGCGATGGAGTGGGTGAGGTCCTGGTCGACGCCGTCGACGCCAAAGGCGACTTCATCAACTTCCTGGACACCCAGGTGGGGGTGGTCGCGCCCGCCCGGGATCGGACGGTCATCGATCTGGAGCAGGTGGCGCCCGGGCGGTACCGCGGGCGCTTCCCGGCCCCCCAGGAAGGCGTCTACCTGATCGGCATGGCCCAGCGCCGCAACGACCGCGTAGTCGGCTCACAGATCGCCGGCTTGGTGGTACCGTATGCTCAGGAGTTGCGTGATCTCGGGGTGGACGAAGCGGGGCTGCGGGAGCTGACGGAGCTCACGGGCGGCGGCCCCCTGGGTCAGCCGCGCGAAGCGTTTCTGAAGTCGCGGCGGCAATCGCGCATCGCGGTGGAGACCTGGCCGTGGCTGGTCGGCTTCGTCGCCGTCATGCTGGTTCCGGAGATCGCGCTGCGGCGGCTTGGCCCCGGAGCACTGCGCCGGATCGGCGCCGTCGGACGCTGGCGTCGGCGCAGCGCCGGCAGCCCCCGGGACACGACGGGAGGGACATGA
- a CDS encoding anti-sigma factor encodes MSGSEDPAEAPAGQPSAIECRQIAELLADYLEGTLPPRTAELLEWHIDGCAPCIAFVNTYRGTIRATHTLHATEIPPELKKRLLAFLRAQRKSP; translated from the coding sequence ATGTCCGGATCCGAGGACCCTGCAGAAGCCCCCGCGGGGCAGCCGTCCGCGATCGAGTGTCGGCAGATTGCTGAACTGCTGGCCGATTACCTCGAAGGTACCCTACCTCCGCGGACCGCTGAGCTGCTCGAGTGGCACATCGACGGTTGTGCTCCCTGCATCGCCTTCGTCAACACCTACCGCGGCACCATCCGCGCCACCCACACGCTCCACGCGACCGAGATCCCCCCCGAACTGAAGAAGCGCCTCCTGGCCTTCCTCCGCGCCCAGCGCAAGTCGCCGTAG
- the phnE gene encoding phosphonate ABC transporter, permease protein PhnE yields the protein MSAVALSRPRWSPWLIIAGLGALVAWSYHGTRVEMGTLLSVEGLRQIGAYVTRLFPPDLSAGALRDAAIGAVETFAISLVGSVLAACIAFPLALGATRTILYRGVLYEGQRLGRAPMALRLGVYAASKTILAVLRTVPEIVWALIFVFVVGLGPFPGVLALGVHTGGVLGKLFGEVLEDVDPRPLEALQSTGASRLRIVLYGILPQAIPQFVSYALYRWEVNIRAAAIMGFVGAGGLGQRVYVAISLFLEHQLLTLILAIYVMVTLVDALSAWLRARLL from the coding sequence CGGCACGCGCGTCGAGATGGGCACGCTGCTGAGTGTCGAGGGGCTCCGGCAGATCGGTGCCTACGTGACCAGGCTCTTCCCCCCGGACCTCTCCGCGGGCGCGCTGCGCGACGCCGCCATCGGGGCGGTGGAGACCTTCGCCATCTCGCTGGTCGGCTCGGTCCTCGCCGCGTGCATCGCCTTTCCCCTGGCGCTGGGCGCCACCCGGACGATCCTCTACCGCGGCGTCCTCTACGAGGGCCAGCGGCTGGGGCGCGCGCCGATGGCCCTGCGCCTCGGCGTCTACGCGGCGAGCAAGACCATTCTCGCAGTCCTGCGGACGGTGCCCGAGATCGTGTGGGCGCTCATCTTCGTGTTCGTCGTCGGGCTCGGCCCGTTCCCAGGCGTGCTCGCGCTCGGCGTCCACACGGGCGGGGTGTTGGGCAAGCTCTTCGGAGAGGTGCTGGAGGACGTCGACCCGCGCCCGCTCGAAGCCCTGCAGTCGACGGGGGCGAGCCGGCTGCGGATCGTCCTGTACGGGATCCTGCCCCAGGCGATCCCTCAGTTCGTCTCCTACGCGCTCTACCGCTGGGAGGTCAACATCCGCGCCGCCGCAATCATGGGCTTTGTGGGCGCCGGCGGTCTGGGTCAGCGGGTCTACGTGGCCATCAGCCTCTTCCTCGAGCACCAGCTCCTCACGCTGATCCTCGCGATCTACGTGATGGTGACACTGGTGGACGCCCTCAGCGCTTGGCTGCGGGCTCGACTTCTCTGA
- a CDS encoding MoxR family ATPase translates to MTQEARVQEFVSAFNALRVEVEKVIVGQREIVTHVLIGMFAGGHVLLEGVPGLGKTLLIKTLAEGLEFSFSRVQFTPDLMPADIIGTNIIVEDAAGRKHFQFQQGPIFAHILLADEINRATPKTQSALLEGMQEGYVTVGGASRPLPSPFFVLATQNPIEMEGTYPLPEAQLDRFIFKLRVRYPALEELNAIIDRTTQARHVSVDRVMTGPNVLAYRELVREVPIASHVRDLASAVVMATHPEWERAPEAARRFVRYGASPRGAQALVLGAKVRALAEGRYNVSVEDLKAMAAPALRHRIILNFEGEAEAVDVDALVGDIVESVEHQIAQDKEPFLR, encoded by the coding sequence ATGACGCAGGAGGCTCGGGTCCAGGAGTTCGTCTCCGCCTTCAACGCGCTGCGCGTGGAAGTCGAAAAGGTCATCGTCGGCCAGCGCGAGATCGTCACCCACGTCCTCATCGGCATGTTCGCCGGCGGCCACGTGCTCCTGGAGGGCGTACCCGGGCTGGGCAAGACGCTGCTGATCAAGACGCTGGCCGAGGGCTTGGAGTTCTCCTTCTCACGGGTCCAGTTCACGCCCGATCTGATGCCGGCCGACATCATCGGCACGAACATCATCGTGGAGGACGCCGCGGGCCGGAAGCACTTCCAGTTCCAGCAAGGGCCCATCTTCGCCCACATCCTGCTGGCCGACGAGATCAACCGGGCGACGCCCAAGACCCAGTCGGCCCTGCTGGAGGGGATGCAGGAGGGCTACGTGACGGTGGGCGGGGCCTCGCGCCCGCTGCCGTCGCCGTTCTTCGTGCTGGCTACTCAGAACCCCATCGAGATGGAAGGCACGTACCCATTGCCGGAGGCGCAGCTCGACCGCTTCATCTTCAAGCTGCGCGTCCGCTACCCGGCGCTGGAGGAGCTGAACGCCATCATCGACCGCACGACCCAGGCGCGCCACGTCAGCGTCGACCGGGTCATGACCGGCCCCAACGTGCTCGCCTACCGTGAGCTGGTCCGCGAGGTCCCCATCGCCTCCCACGTGCGTGATCTCGCCTCGGCCGTCGTCATGGCGACCCACCCGGAGTGGGAGCGTGCGCCGGAAGCCGCGCGCCGCTTCGTGCGCTACGGCGCCAGCCCGCGCGGCGCTCAGGCGTTGGTGCTGGGCGCGAAGGTGCGGGCGCTCGCTGAAGGACGCTACAACGTGAGCGTCGAGGATCTGAAGGCTATGGCGGCCCCGGCGCTCCGCCACCGCATCATCCTGAACTTCGAGGGCGAGGCCGAGGCCGTGGACGTCGACGCGCTCGTCGGCGACATCGTGGAGAGCGTCGAGCACCAGATCGCTCAGGACAAGGAACCCTTCCTGCGCTGA
- a CDS encoding acetate--CoA ligase family protein, producing the protein MSSRLAAFLNPRSVALVGCPSDLTRPGARPLLYLQKHGYPGQVYPVNPRHAEIGGLRAYPSLADLPERPDAVWIGVPGGDVPAVLEEAARLKIPNAVILTAGFGETDAAGRARQEALRAIADAAGMTVLGPNMLGFINCWDRVPLTFSPAGGIDRLIPGALGIASQSGALGGVVVNRAFDRMIGVSAMVSTGNEIGITVSECLEYFAEDPRTRAVALVAEGIRDGERFKAAAARLLETGKPLVALKLGRSSTGRRNALTHTGALAGSHEAWRAVARQLGIVDVETFEELVEVAGFLCRERRSPRRGVGVLTTSGGASIMTADQLEARGLALPRLSASTGQALAALLPEHAVTRDNPVDVTAGLSEALFEQVLATVVGDERIDVVLTAVTGARGVERARNVARVAHVADKPVVVCWLGGSLTDAGVSVLDREGVACFRNPRTAALALAAARDFAAAQSARARPNARRATPERARVRPPAGRPGPLPYAEAAALARRAGIPLAPEALVATPAAAARAARRLGFPVVLKVVARDLPHKTDAGALVLNLRTADEVSRAARRLLTTARRYRVEGLLVQRMVGGVEVLAGVTRDPTFGPLLVVGAGGVQAGLLGDTTARPLPVTRGEIRTMLGEVRSLDVLRGFRGAPAADVPALVAAVAGVARLAGALGERLQALDVNPIVVSARGRGAWAVDLLVETRAEAVR; encoded by the coding sequence GTGAGCTCCCGGCTGGCGGCGTTCCTCAACCCACGCAGCGTGGCGCTCGTCGGCTGTCCGAGCGACCTCACGCGCCCGGGCGCTCGGCCGCTCCTCTATCTGCAGAAGCACGGCTACCCGGGTCAGGTCTACCCGGTGAACCCGCGGCACGCCGAGATCGGGGGGCTCCGCGCCTATCCGTCCCTGGCCGATCTGCCCGAGCGTCCCGACGCGGTGTGGATCGGCGTGCCGGGCGGCGATGTGCCGGCGGTTCTCGAGGAGGCCGCCCGGCTCAAGATCCCGAACGCCGTCATCCTTACCGCCGGCTTCGGCGAGACCGACGCGGCGGGGAGGGCGCGGCAGGAGGCACTGCGGGCCATCGCGGACGCGGCGGGGATGACCGTACTCGGGCCCAACATGCTGGGGTTCATCAACTGCTGGGACCGCGTGCCGCTGACGTTCTCGCCGGCCGGCGGCATCGATCGCCTCATCCCGGGCGCGCTGGGGATCGCCTCCCAGAGCGGCGCGCTCGGCGGCGTCGTCGTCAACCGCGCATTCGACCGGATGATCGGCGTGAGCGCCATGGTCTCCACCGGCAACGAGATCGGCATCACGGTGTCCGAGTGTCTGGAGTACTTCGCCGAGGATCCGCGGACACGGGCGGTCGCGCTCGTGGCCGAAGGCATCCGCGACGGCGAGCGGTTCAAAGCAGCGGCGGCCCGGCTTCTGGAGACGGGCAAACCGCTGGTGGCGCTGAAGCTCGGCCGCTCGAGCACGGGCCGTCGCAACGCACTGACCCATACGGGAGCGCTGGCCGGCTCGCACGAGGCCTGGCGCGCCGTGGCGCGCCAGCTCGGGATCGTCGACGTCGAGACCTTCGAGGAGCTGGTGGAGGTCGCGGGCTTCCTCTGCCGGGAGCGACGGAGCCCGCGCCGCGGCGTGGGCGTGCTGACCACCTCCGGGGGCGCGTCCATCATGACGGCGGATCAGTTGGAAGCGCGCGGCCTGGCGCTGCCGCGGCTGAGCGCGTCGACCGGGCAGGCGCTGGCCGCGCTCCTGCCGGAGCACGCCGTGACCCGCGACAATCCGGTCGACGTCACGGCGGGGCTCAGCGAGGCCCTCTTCGAGCAGGTGCTGGCCACGGTGGTGGGCGACGAGCGCATCGACGTCGTCCTGACCGCGGTCACCGGCGCCCGCGGTGTCGAGCGGGCCCGAAACGTCGCGCGCGTCGCACATGTCGCCGACAAGCCGGTCGTGGTCTGCTGGCTCGGCGGCAGCCTCACCGACGCCGGCGTCTCCGTGCTCGACAGGGAGGGCGTGGCCTGCTTCAGGAATCCCAGGACCGCCGCGCTGGCCCTGGCCGCCGCCCGCGACTTCGCCGCTGCGCAGAGTGCCCGGGCGCGCCCGAACGCGCGGCGGGCGACGCCGGAGCGCGCGCGCGTACGACCGCCGGCCGGCCGGCCGGGGCCCCTGCCTTACGCGGAGGCCGCGGCGCTGGCCCGCCGGGCGGGAATCCCGCTGGCGCCCGAGGCGCTCGTGGCCACGCCGGCGGCGGCGGCCAGAGCCGCGCGCCGTCTGGGCTTCCCGGTCGTCCTGAAGGTCGTGGCCCGTGACCTGCCGCACAAGACCGACGCCGGCGCGCTGGTGCTCAACCTCCGTACGGCAGACGAGGTGAGCCGGGCGGCGCGGCGCTTGCTGACCACGGCGCGACGGTACCGGGTCGAAGGGCTACTCGTTCAGCGGATGGTCGGCGGCGTCGAGGTGCTGGCGGGCGTTACCCGCGACCCGACCTTCGGGCCGCTGCTCGTCGTCGGCGCCGGCGGCGTGCAGGCGGGGCTCCTCGGAGATACGACTGCGCGGCCACTGCCGGTCACGCGCGGCGAGATCCGGACGATGCTGGGGGAGGTCCGCTCGCTCGATGTGCTGCGTGGCTTTCGGGGCGCGCCGGCCGCCGACGTGCCGGCGCTGGTCGCCGCCGTCGCCGGCGTCGCCCGGCTGGCCGGTGCGCTGGGTGAGCGTCTGCAGGCGCTCGACGTGAACCCGATCGTCGTCAGCGCTCGGGGCCGGGGCGCCTGGGCGGTCGATCTGCTGGTCGAAACGCGGGCAGAGGCGGTCCGGTGA
- a CDS encoding DUF58 domain-containing protein has product MTTATHHGFFTPDFLAQLERLSVASRRTFRGRVKGERRSPRKGQSVEFSDYRPYGVGDDLRYVDWNIYARLDRLHVKLFVDEEDLCLHLLVDASNSMGFGQPTKLAYAGRLAAAIGFVGLVNLERVGVGVLREKVSEGWPPVRGRNQFVALVDFLASLKPGGATSLNEGLANYAMRAREPGLVVLVSDLLDPNGFETGVRVLLERRFEVHVVHLLAAEELNPTLGGDLRLHDSETGEVRELTVDGDALRAYRQRLHAFLERVEAFCRTQEIGYRRVSTDTPFEEFVLSHLRGLVLA; this is encoded by the coding sequence GTGACGACGGCGACCCACCACGGCTTCTTCACTCCCGACTTCCTCGCGCAACTCGAGCGCCTGTCGGTCGCGTCACGCCGGACGTTCCGGGGGCGGGTGAAGGGCGAGCGCCGCAGTCCGCGCAAGGGCCAGAGCGTGGAGTTCTCGGATTATCGACCCTACGGGGTCGGCGACGACCTCCGCTACGTCGACTGGAACATCTATGCCCGGCTGGACCGCCTGCACGTCAAACTCTTCGTCGACGAGGAGGACCTGTGTCTGCACCTGCTCGTCGACGCGTCGAACTCCATGGGCTTCGGCCAGCCCACGAAGCTCGCCTACGCCGGCCGCCTGGCCGCCGCCATCGGCTTCGTCGGCCTGGTGAACCTCGAGCGCGTGGGCGTCGGCGTGCTGCGGGAGAAGGTGAGCGAGGGGTGGCCCCCGGTGCGCGGCCGCAACCAGTTCGTGGCGCTGGTGGACTTCCTGGCCTCTCTGAAGCCGGGCGGTGCCACCAGCCTCAACGAGGGGCTGGCCAACTATGCGATGCGGGCGCGCGAGCCGGGGCTGGTCGTCCTCGTCTCCGATCTCCTCGACCCCAACGGCTTCGAAACCGGCGTCCGCGTGCTGCTCGAGCGGCGCTTCGAGGTGCATGTCGTCCACCTGCTGGCCGCCGAGGAGCTGAACCCCACCCTCGGCGGCGACCTCCGCCTGCACGACAGCGAGACCGGCGAGGTCCGCGAGCTGACGGTGGACGGCGACGCGCTGCGCGCTTATCGCCAGCGGCTCCACGCGTTCCTGGAGCGCGTGGAGGCTTTCTGCCGCACGCAGGAGATCGGCTACCGCCGGGTGAGCACGGACACACCCTTCGAGGAGTTCGTGCTGTCCCACCTGCGCGGGCTGGTCCTGGCATGA
- a CDS encoding glycosyltransferase, with translation MARYAGWTGLPHIGILGAMPLRIALLTPFAFPSVRGNAVTVERIARGLRQRGVDLAVWDLSATPEAVIEAEVEAFAPSLVHAFHAYRAGPLALRLARRRELPLIVTLTGTDANHDLFDPERAPVVRRVLEGAAFLVVFHQSIGERIAGALPDLRGRIVTIAQSALLTAGEPFDLGALWALPARRALFVFPAGVRMVKNPRLPLVPLGRLVARRPEVRLLYAGPVLDPDEGEALLQALDRLPWACYVGTVPHAQMGSLLAQADIVLNCSVSEGGMANSVLEALAMGRAVLASDVEGNRSLVEEGVTGLLFRDARDFERQAERLAGDPALRDRLGAAGRARVRALYPPEREIDGYLGVYRRLVPVPSV, from the coding sequence ATGGCGCGATACGCTGGCTGGACTGGGCTCCCGCACATCGGTATCCTCGGGGCGATGCCGCTGCGGATCGCGCTCCTCACGCCCTTCGCCTTCCCGTCGGTCCGCGGTAACGCGGTGACCGTCGAACGCATCGCGCGCGGCCTGCGGCAGCGGGGAGTGGACCTGGCCGTCTGGGACCTGTCGGCGACCCCCGAAGCCGTCATCGAGGCCGAGGTGGAGGCCTTCGCGCCCTCCCTGGTCCACGCTTTCCATGCGTATCGGGCGGGCCCGCTGGCCCTGCGCCTGGCCCGCCGCCGGGAGCTGCCGCTCATCGTCACGCTCACGGGGACCGACGCCAATCACGACCTCTTCGATCCCGAGCGCGCGCCGGTCGTGCGGCGGGTGCTGGAGGGCGCCGCGTTCCTGGTCGTCTTTCACCAGTCCATCGGCGAGCGCATCGCCGGAGCGCTCCCCGACCTGCGCGGCCGCATCGTGACGATTGCCCAGTCCGCGCTGCTGACGGCCGGCGAGCCCTTCGATCTAGGGGCGCTCTGGGCGCTGCCGGCGCGGCGCGCGCTGTTCGTGTTTCCGGCCGGTGTCCGGATGGTGAAAAATCCCCGCTTGCCGCTGGTGCCGCTCGGGCGGCTGGTGGCGCGCCGGCCGGAGGTGCGCCTGCTGTATGCTGGGCCCGTGCTCGATCCCGATGAGGGTGAGGCGCTGCTCCAGGCGCTCGACCGTCTGCCCTGGGCGTGCTATGTCGGCACGGTGCCCCACGCCCAGATGGGGTCGCTGCTCGCCCAGGCCGACATCGTCCTCAATTGCTCGGTTTCCGAAGGCGGAATGGCCAACTCCGTTCTCGAAGCCCTGGCGATGGGCCGCGCCGTCCTCGCCTCCGACGTCGAAGGCAACCGATCGCTGGTCGAGGAGGGTGTCACCGGCCTCCTCTTCCGCGATGCGCGCGACTTCGAGCGGCAGGCCGAGCGGCTCGCTGGCGATCCCGCGTTGCGGGATCGCCTCGGCGCGGCGGGACGGGCGCGCGTGCGCGCGCTGTACCCGCCCGAGCGCGAGATCGACGGGTATCTCGGCGTCTACCGGCGCCTGGTTCCGGTTCCCTCGGTGTGA